The DNA sequence CTGCTCTTGGCCGCGATGAAAAAAATGCAGGCTGATCTGGAGCTGTATGCGTTGCAGACGAATTCCGAAGAGGCGAAGACGCTGTATGAACGAAACGCCGCAAAAATGGCAGAGCTTGTGCAAAAAGTCGAACCGCTCTTGCGAAACTGATGACACAGGAGTAAAAGACGATGGATGACAAACGGATAAAAACGACGGATGAGGAAATTCAAGTCCAATTGAAACCAAACGACCGCTCCGAGCGGACGCGGACGACCGATGAGGAAATTTCGATTGAATTCATGTTTGACAGCCCGCAGCTGATGCGCCAGCCGAAAGACTACGACGAAATTGAATATTAACGGCTTCCGTTTCCACAATCAGCGATCCATAAGGAGCTGTCTGTTCATTCGCATGGCTGTCCGAGAAGGAAAGCTTCCTTCTCGGACAGCCTCTTTTTGTTGCCCTTCTTCTCTGGCGAGGCAAGGATGCCGCCCCGTCTTACTCCGGCAGGGACTGCAAAAAGGCGCGCACTTCTTCCGGCGTTTTCGCATCAGCGCTATGCAGATGGGCGATTTTTTCCCCGTTTCGGAACACAAGAAGACTTGGAATGCCAAGCACTTGGTACTTCTCACCAATATCTGGAAACTGGTCTCGGTCGATTTCGAACCAGTCGTACTGCCCGTAATCGCGGATGATGTCATCGATGAACATGTTCAGGCGCACGCAGTCTGGACACCAAGTTGTGTAAAACTTCATAATCGCTGGCTTATCGCCGGAAATGGCCGCCTCGAATTGCTCAACTGTTTCAATTTGTCTCACATTCGTTCCCTCCCTTTCATGTTGCCGTTCATCTTTACTTTACCATATGGCAAGGCAAAAAAAGAACGGGGACGCCTTCACCTCGGGCAGTCGTTTTTGCATACAACAGTAAGAAAGGAGGGGAAAGTGTGAGCAAAGAGTTGGAAAAAGCGCTCGAAAATTGGGTTGCGTCGCGCAAAGAAGGGCATGAAACGTTCATCCGCCTGTTTGAACAATGGGGAAAGGACTTTAACAAACAGCTGCAAGAAATCGAAAAATTGAACAATGGATTTTTAAAAAGTGTACAAGGCAACTTGGACTACATCGAGCAATGGTTTGCGAAGAAGGAGCGGGAATTTGCCGAGCTGTTCCGCCGATTTGGATGACAAAATGGCCTTTGCGCCCATACGCTCCGCTAAGCCGGTGAATACGATACAGTAAACGGAGAAGGAGGTGAACATTATGATGGGCTTCTGCGGTTATGGTTATCCTTACGGCTACGGCTATGGCGGTGGCTATGGCGGTGGCTATGGCGGTGGCTTTGTGCTGATTGTCGTGTTGTTCATTTTGTTGATTATTGTCGGCGCGGCATTTGTCGCCTAACGGAAAAAGCGAATGGGATACGGGCCGTTTCGGCGCCACGGAGCGGCTCGTATTTTTCTTTCCCTAATTTGATGCACGCCGAGGCGGGAGCATCATACGATATAGCAGGGAGAAGGAGGCGGAACGATGGATCAGCAATTTTTTAAAAACATCGAACAGAAAACAGGTGTCAATATGAAAGACGTTTTTGAGCTCGCCAACTCGCTGCAAAACGCCAATTTCAGCGATGAAAAAACGGTGCGCCAAGTGGTGAAGCGGGTGGCGCAAATTGCCAACCGGAAAGTGCCAAAAGAACTTGAGGACCGAATCGTCAAGGCGATCGTCCATAACGGCAAACAAATTGATTTGAACACGATCGCCAATATGTTGAACAACAAAAAGTAAGCAAAAGGGAGCTTGCGTGCGCACAGCTCCCTTTTGCTCTGCTTGGCTCAGGAGAGCGAAACGATGTTCGATGATCCCAAGCCTTGGATCAGTGTAGACGAGGCTGTTCTATGGCCATCATTCGAGTGATTTCACCATCGTGACATGTGGGATGCCGGCGTCCATAAAGACGCCGGAGACGGTCGTATAGCCGAGCTTTTGGTAAAACGGTTCTGCGTGCGTCTGGGCGTTCAGTTTCGCCGTTTTCGCCCCTTTTGTTTTCGCAAGCTGCTCCAACGCCTCCATCACCATCCGGCCGACGCCGCGGCCGCGGTAAGCCGGCAAAACGCAGATGCGCTCCGCTTTGCCAACCCCTTCATCGACCAGGCGAAACCGGCCGGCTGCGACTGCTTGTTCGCCATCGTATAGGACGAGATGGAACGATTCATGTTCAAATGCATCGATTTCTTCTTCTTCCGGCACGTTTTGCTCTTCGATGAATACAATCCGACGGACGCGCAACGCGTCTTCATACAACGCGCGGTCTTCCGTTGTTCCAATGGCGACGTTCATTCTCCCGTTTCCTTTCCTCCAACGATAAAGGTTTCATAGACAGTCCATGATCCGTTCTCGAGCTGGTAAAGAAGGTGGAACCGGTCGACCGTCTCTTCAAAATGGACGTTTTGCAGCCGCAGTTGGCTGTAGACGTCAGCGTATTCCGCATTCGGCAAATCGCGGCCAATTGTAATGTGCGGCACGAACACGAATTCCGGCTCCCCGGCAAACAAGCCGCTGTGCAGCTGCTCGTGCAACCGTTCCAGCACTTCGTTTGGCTCGACTTTCAAATAAATGATGTGGCTTGTCGGGTAAAACGAGCTGAATTTCGTCACTTTGATCGGAATTGGCTCCGTTTCCGCTGCGATGCGGCGCAGCTCTTTCGTCATTTCTTTGATTTGCTCCTCATCCGCCTCAAACGGGTATTTTAATGTAATGTGCGGCGGGATGAGGGCGTAATGGCTGTCGTACCGCTTCCGGTACGAGTTGGCGAAGTCTTGAATCCGCTTTGGCGGAAAAATGACAATGACGTACTTCATTCCGCTTTCCCTCCTTCAGATGGTTCGTTTGCCGTTATTTACAGCGACAAAATGGCCGATACCGCCCGGGGCACATCCGGCTGCCAATACGTCCATGCATGCCCGCCGGCAAATTCATGGTACGTGTAGGGAAACCGCTTTTCGATCAATAAGTCCCGTGCGGCCCGGTTCGGGGTGATAAAATCGCGTACATGGCCGTCCGTCGTTTTGACCGCCGTTTCTTCTGCGCCGACGGAATGGTAAAGGGAAAGAAGCGACGGGGCGCGGAACGCGCGGATGCGTTCGAGCACCGAGTCGTCAATGTAAGGAGACTGCATGGCGATTTTTCCAAATGTATGCGGATACAACAGACCGGCTAGAAGCGACACGGTTCCTCCCAGCGAATCGCCAATCAGCGCTCGTCCTTTGCCCATTTGATATGTCGGCAGCTCGCGATCCAAAAACGGCGCGAGCTCATGGGCCAAAAAGCGGATATAGGCTTCGTTTTTTCGACCGGCCGGGTGGTATTTCTCGTAGCGGTCGCTGACGTTCCGGTCCGGGATGCCGACAACGATCGTTCGGTCGATCGTTCCTTCGTCCATGAGTGTCTCGATCACGGTTTTGATTTTTCCGTACATAAAATAATCCTTGCCGTCTTGCGCGATTAATAAAGAATATTTATGCAACGGAGAAAAATCGCTTGGCAAGTAGACAAGCAACCCGATTTCTTCTTGCAGCTCCCTGCTGTAAAGCGTATAATCGCGCATCGTTCCTGTTGCTGTCGCCATGATCATCCTCCATGAAAGCGCAAGTTCACTTGTTATTGTAACATATTTAGGCAAAAAGATGTTAACGAAGGGCTCGAATTTTTCGTGAACTTGCCGAACATTGGCGCCGGCAAAAAAATGACTTGCAAAAATGGCCGGAATGCGTTACATTTTTTAATAAATTAACAATTAACAAAATTAAATACGCAGCGGTTCTTATCAAGAGAAGCGGAGGGAACTGGCCCAATGAAGCTTCAGCAACCAGCCGCCCGACGGCCAGGTGCTAAATCCAGCGAATTGAGCATTCAATTCGGCAGATAAGAAGAAGCATGACCATGTTCGTATGGAAAAGTCTTCTTCTTAGAAGACTTTTTTTATTTACTCAAGCGGCCGCTCCCTCAACCGAGAGGCGTCGAGGATCAAGGCCCTCGGCTGCTGCTTGACCAACAGCGGCGCTTCGTTGGGCGTTAAGTGGTTGGCCGTTGATCCATGATGGAATTTTCAACAGAAGGAGAGAGATGAGGTGGATAAACTAGAAACGTTGTTAGCGCAAATTGGCAACCGGAGCGAAACGGTGACGGGGACGGTCAACCCGCCAGTTTATTTTTCCACCGCCTACCGTCATGCCGGCATCGGGGAGTCGACCGGGTTTGACTATATCCGCACCGGCAACCCGACGCGCAAAATCGTCGAAGAAGCGATCGCGAGACTGGAAGGCGGCGACCAAGGCTATGCGTTCAGCTCCGGCATGGCCGCCATTCAGACAGTGCTCGCCTTGTTTGAGAGCGGAGACGAGTTTCTCGTATCGGCCGACCTTTACGGCGGGACGTACCGCCTGTTTGAGCGCGGCTGGCGCAAGTACGGTCTCGGCTTTCATTACGTCGATTTTGCCGATCTTGATGCTGTGGAAGAAAAAATCACGGAAAAAACGAAAGCCATCTTTTTGGAAACGCCGACGAACCCATTGATGCAGGAGGCGGATATTTCGGCGGTCGCCAAGCTCGCCAAACGGCATGGGCTTTTGTTGATTGTTGACAACACGTTTTATACACCGGTGATTCAACGCCCGATCGAACAAGGCGCCGATATTGTCATCCACAGCGCCACGAAATATTTAGGCGGCCATAACGACGTGTTGGCTGGCCTTGTCGTCGCCAAGGGCGAGGAGCTCTGTCAACGCCTGACCGAGTATCAGAACGCCATCGGCGCGGTGTTGTCGCCGTTTGATTCGTGGCTGTTGATTCGCGGGATGAAAACGCTGGCGCTAAGGATGCGCCAGCATGAAGAAAACGCCAAGCGCATCAGCGCCTTTTTGCGCGAACATGAAGATGTCACTGATGTGCTGTATCCGGGGAGAGGCGGGATGCTGTCGTTCCGGATTGCCGATGAAAAGTGGGTGAACGGGTTTTTAAAAAGCTTGCGCCTCATTACATTCGCGGAAAGCCTGGGCGGAGTCGAAAGCTTTATTACGTACCCAGCGACGCAGACGCATGCGGACATTCCTGAGGAAATCCGCATCCAAAACGGTATTTGCAACCGACTGCTCCGCTTCTCGGTCGGCATCGAACATGCGGATGATTTAATCGCCGACTTGGCGCAAGCGTTCAAACACATGAAAGAGGTGTAAGCGATGGAACGGGAATGGTCGTTTTCAACGAAACTTCTCCATAATGAATGGAAAGTCGATCGCCACACGGGAGCGGTGAGCGTGCCGATCCAGCACGCCTCCACGTTCCATCAGTTCGATTTCGACACGTTCGGCAAATACGACTACAGCCGCTCCGGCAACCCGACGCGCGAGGCGCTCGAGGAAACGATTGCGGCGTTAGAAGGCGGCGTGCGCGGATTCGCCTTCGCTTCTGGCATGGCGGCCATTTCGACGGCGTTTTTGCTCTTGTCCCGAGGCGACCACGTCCTCGTGACCGAAGACGTCTACGGCGGCACGTACCGGATGATCACGGAAGTGTTGACCCGCTTTGGCATCGAGCATACGTTTGTCGATATGACGGATTTAAACACAGTAGCGGAAAACATTCGTCCGAACACGAAAGTCATTTATATGGAAACGCCGTCCAATCCGCTGTTAAAAGTGACCGACATTCAAGGCGTCGTCAAGCTGGCGAAAGCGCACGGCTGTTTGACGTTCTTGGATAATACGTTCATGACGCCGGCGTTGCAGCGGCCGCTTGACCTTGGCGTCGATATTGTCCTTCAC is a window from the Geobacillus stearothermophilus ATCC 12980 genome containing:
- a CDS encoding methionine biosynthesis PLP-dependent protein; protein product: MDKLETLLAQIGNRSETVTGTVNPPVYFSTAYRHAGIGESTGFDYIRTGNPTRKIVEEAIARLEGGDQGYAFSSGMAAIQTVLALFESGDEFLVSADLYGGTYRLFERGWRKYGLGFHYVDFADLDAVEEKITEKTKAIFLETPTNPLMQEADISAVAKLAKRHGLLLIVDNTFYTPVIQRPIEQGADIVIHSATKYLGGHNDVLAGLVVAKGEELCQRLTEYQNAIGAVLSPFDSWLLIRGMKTLALRMRQHEENAKRISAFLREHEDVTDVLYPGRGGMLSFRIADEKWVNGFLKSLRLITFAESLGGVESFITYPATQTHADIPEEIRIQNGICNRLLRFSVGIEHADDLIADLAQAFKHMKEV
- a CDS encoding thioredoxin family protein — its product is MRQIETVEQFEAAISGDKPAIMKFYTTWCPDCVRLNMFIDDIIRDYGQYDWFEIDRDQFPDIGEKYQVLGIPSLLVFRNGEKIAHLHSADAKTPEEVRAFLQSLPE
- a CDS encoding alpha/beta hydrolase — encoded protein: MATATGTMRDYTLYSRELQEEIGLLVYLPSDFSPLHKYSLLIAQDGKDYFMYGKIKTVIETLMDEGTIDRTIVVGIPDRNVSDRYEKYHPAGRKNEAYIRFLAHELAPFLDRELPTYQMGKGRALIGDSLGGTVSLLAGLLYPHTFGKIAMQSPYIDDSVLERIRAFRAPSLLSLYHSVGAEETAVKTTDGHVRDFITPNRAARDLLIEKRFPYTYHEFAGGHAWTYWQPDVPRAVSAILSL
- a CDS encoding GNAT family N-acetyltransferase, with product MNVAIGTTEDRALYEDALRVRRIVFIEEQNVPEEEEIDAFEHESFHLVLYDGEQAVAAGRFRLVDEGVGKAERICVLPAYRGRGVGRMVMEALEQLAKTKGAKTAKLNAQTHAEPFYQKLGYTTVSGVFMDAGIPHVTMVKSLE
- a CDS encoding stage VI sporulation protein F, yielding MDQQFFKNIEQKTGVNMKDVFELANSLQNANFSDEKTVRQVVKRVAQIANRKVPKELEDRIVKAIVHNGKQIDLNTIANMLNNKK
- a CDS encoding YjcG family protein, with the protein product MKYVIVIFPPKRIQDFANSYRKRYDSHYALIPPHITLKYPFEADEEQIKEMTKELRRIAAETEPIPIKVTKFSSFYPTSHIIYLKVEPNEVLERLHEQLHSGLFAGEPEFVFVPHITIGRDLPNAEYADVYSQLRLQNVHFEETVDRFHLLYQLENGSWTVYETFIVGGKETGE
- a CDS encoding YjcZ family sporulation protein encodes the protein MGFCGYGYPYGYGYGGGYGGGYGGGFVLIVVLFILLIIVGAAFVA